In one window of Ruminococcus albus AD2013 DNA:
- a CDS encoding ABC transporter ATP-binding protein: protein MVFELNNIFKDYMQGKEPVPVLKDISLSVDDGEYVAIMGPSGSGKSTLMNIIGCLDKQTKGSFIFDGSDIMKCSDKQLSDIRNTKIGFVFQNFNLLPRQSALENVELPLLYAGLSRKRRREMAKEALHRVGLEDRMNFNPTQLSGGQKQRVAIARAIVNRPKLLLADEPTGALDTKSGDDVMELFEELNKDGVTIVMITHEPEIAEHAKRVMYIRDGELHSGAFNSRVKKEEEESE, encoded by the coding sequence ATGGTATTTGAACTGAACAATATCTTCAAGGATTATATGCAGGGCAAAGAACCCGTCCCCGTACTTAAAGACATATCGCTGAGCGTTGATGACGGCGAGTATGTTGCGATAATGGGACCCTCGGGTTCGGGCAAATCCACCCTGATGAACATTATCGGCTGCCTTGACAAGCAGACAAAGGGCAGCTTCATATTCGATGGTTCGGATATAATGAAATGCAGTGACAAGCAGCTTTCGGATATACGCAATACCAAGATAGGTTTCGTTTTCCAGAACTTCAATCTTCTGCCGAGACAGTCGGCACTTGAAAATGTTGAACTGCCTCTGCTGTATGCGGGACTTTCCAGAAAAAGACGCCGCGAAATGGCGAAAGAGGCTCTGCACAGAGTAGGTCTTGAGGACAGAATGAACTTCAATCCCACACAGCTTTCAGGCGGACAGAAGCAGAGAGTTGCCATAGCAAGGGCGATAGTCAACAGACCCAAACTGCTGCTGGCGGACGAACCTACAGGTGCGCTGGATACAAAATCGGGCGACGATGTAATGGAGCTTTTTGAAGAGCTGAACAAGGACGGCGTGACCATAGTTATGATAACCCACGAACCCGAGATAGCCGAACACGCAAAGCGTGTAATGTATATCCGTGACGGCGAACTGCACAGCGGCGCATTCAACAGCCGTGTCAAGAAAGAGGAGGAGGAGAGCGAATGA